GCATCTGGCCCGGGAGCTTCGGGACCGGATCGCCGACGCCGACGGGCAGCTCGCGCGCCACCGCTGCCACGCGCGCTGCGAGGTGAGCGACGCGGACTGCGTCGAGACCGTCCTGCGGGCCGTCGACGGCGGGGACGTGTCGCTCGTGTCGCTGATGAACCACGCCCCGGGCGGGGCGCAGTTCGACGACGTGGACTCGTTCGAGCGGCGGTACGCCGACGGCAGCGGGACGGCCGACTGGGACGTCGACGCGTTCGCCGAGCGGCGCGACTGCGACGAGTCGGTCCGCCGCGAGCGGACGAAGCGCGTGGTCGAACGCGCGCGGGCGGCGGGGATCCCGGTGGCGTCCCACGACGACGAGACCGCCGAGGACGTGGAGCGCGTCCACCGACACGGCGTGGCGATAAGCGAGTTCCCCACCACGGCCGCCGCGGCCGAACGGGCGTCGGACCTCGGAATGACGACCGCGATGGGCGCGCCGAACCTCGTGCGGGGCGGGAGCCTCTGGGACAACCTGGACGCGAGGACGGCGGCGGCGGCGGACGCTCTCGACGTGCTCTGTAGCGACTACCGGCCCGAGTCGCTGGTGAGCGCGGCGTTCGTCGACACGGGCGAACCGCTACCGGAGCGCGTCGCCCGGGTGACGGCCGCCCCGGCGGACGCCGTCGGACTCGACGACAGGGGACGTGTCGAACCGGGGACGCTGGCCGACCTCGTGCTGGTCGACCCGACGCCGCGGCCCACCGTCCGGCGCGTGTTCGTCGGCGGACGGGAGGTGTATCGCATCGGGAGTCGGTGATCCGGACGAAAGCGTCCCTTACCCGGACGTTACGACATGAAACCCGCCCGAACAGTAACGCCGTTTTATTCCTATTTCGTCCGATGGATCGCTCGCTGGTGGCGGCTCGCGACGGCGGCGGGGACCGCGGCGACCGACCCGTGGACGCGGCGTGCGACGGCCCCGCCGTGCCGGCTGGGGACCGGCGTGGCAGCCACACACCGGCCGCGACCGGGGGACGCGGCCGGCGGGACCCCGCCACCAGCCCGGGGCAGCGTGCCGATGGACGGATGTCCATATAAAGGTCGATACCTGATCGACGGGCGGCGTGGACATCTGACGGACCGGATCGAGAGCACCGTCTTTTATCCGTAGTTTGTCTCGGGAAAATAGCACGACTGGTCCGCGGACGACCGCAAGCCGATCCTACTCCGATCACAGGTTCCGCCTGTCGAACATATATCCTCAGGTACATGTATAATTATATATTAGTTAACTTTATACAATGCGGTGTCATCTATTGCGTTGAATCGACACGAAGAACCGTACGGGCCCCGGAAGGGTGGGGGACCGACTCATGACCGCCGCAACACCGCACACGCATGTCACGAACTGGGGAACACGATAGCCG
This genomic interval from Halostella salina contains the following:
- a CDS encoding alpha-D-ribose 1-methylphosphonate 5-triphosphate diphosphatase — its product is MATVIANARIVTPTAVERGSVVVEGDRITAVAPSDPPEHPERRIDADGNYLLPGLIDLHGDDVERHVFPRPEARVPTDEALAACDRATVAAGITTKFHAVAFEETPDENRSLHLARELRDRIADADGQLARHRCHARCEVSDADCVETVLRAVDGGDVSLVSLMNHAPGGAQFDDVDSFERRYADGSGTADWDVDAFAERRDCDESVRRERTKRVVERARAAGIPVASHDDETAEDVERVHRHGVAISEFPTTAAAAERASDLGMTTAMGAPNLVRGGSLWDNLDARTAAAADALDVLCSDYRPESLVSAAFVDTGEPLPERVARVTAAPADAVGLDDRGRVEPGTLADLVLVDPTPRPTVRRVFVGGREVYRIGSR